Genomic window (Streptomyces sp. TG1A-60):
GGGGCGGGTGGGGGAGGACGTACGACCAGACGCGGCCCCGGCCGCCGACCCGGCGCCACTCGCTCGCGAAGGAGCGGCAGTGCGGGCAGCAGGGGCGGGGCGGGAAGCGGAGTTCGCCGCAGTCGGCGCAGGCCTGGATCCGCAGTTCGCCTCGGGCGGCGTACTCCCAGAAGGGGGCGCCGTCGTCGTCCACGACCGGTGTCAGCATCTCGACTCCCCGTATCGATCGGCTCGTTCAGTTCCTCAGCAGCAAAGCCGAGGTCGGTACGCCCTCGCCCGCCGTCACCAGGCACGTCGCCGCCCCCGGCACTTGCGCGGTGCTCGTGCCGCGCAACTGCCGTACGCCCTCGGTGATCAGGTTGAAGCCGTGGACGTACGCCTCGCTGAGACCGCCCCCGGAGGTGTTGAGGGGCAGCCGGCCGCCGATCTCCAGGGCGCCCCCTTCGGTGAAGGCGCCGCCCTCGCCCCGGCCACAGAAGCCGTAGCCCTCCAGGGAGAGCGGGACGAGGGCGGTGAAGGCGTCGTAGATCTGGGCGACGTCGATGTCGTCCGGGGTCAGGTCGGCGTGTTTCCAGAGGTGCCGGGCGGTGGTCCAGGCGGGACCGGTCAGCGGGTCGTCGTTCCAGTAGTTGACCATGCCGTGGTGCTGGGCGGGCAGGCCCTGGGCGGCGGAGTGGACGTGGACGGGGGTGCGGCGGCAGTCCCGTGCGCGCTCGGCGGAGACGAGGACGCACGCCAACGCCCCGTCCGTCTCCAGGCAGTTGTCGAAGAGGCAGAGGGGTTCGCTGATCCAGCGGGAGTTCATGTACATCTCGCGGGTCAGCGGGCGGTCGTACATGATCGCGGCGGGGTTCTGGTTCGCCCGGTTCCGGCAGGCCAGCGCCACGTTGAAGAGATGGTCCCGGGTCGTGCCGTACTCGTGCATGTGGCGGCGCGCGAGCATGGCGATCTCGTCGGCGGGGCGGAGCAGGCCGTACGGGCGGGTCCACTGGGCGGGGGTGGGGAGCTGGACCGCGGTGTTCTTCCACGGGCGGGGGCCCGAGCCGCGCTTCCGGGACCGCCAGGCGACGCCGACCGTGGCCTGCCCGGTCGCGATCGCGGCGGCGAGATGCGCGACCGTGGCACACGAACCGCCGCCGCCGTAACCGACCTTGCTGAAGAAGGTGAGGTCTCCGAGGCCGAGCGCCTTGGCGACCTCGACCTCGTCCGTCTCCTCCATCGTGTACGAGGCCAGCGCGTCGACCTCCTCCGGCACGATCCCGGCGTCGTCGAGCGCGGCGAGGATCGCCCGGCACGCCAACGCCTTCTCGCTTTCCTGGAGTTGCTTGGCGAAGGGGGTCTGGCCGATGCCGACGATCGCAGTCGCGTCCTTGAGCACGGCCATGGGAGCACACCTTCCGCACAGGGGCTGCTGGCTGCTGACAGTGCGTCAGCGTACAGCTAATCTGACGGGTAGTCAGCTACTGGTTCTCGGGTACGGAGGCCTGCTGTGCGCGGTGACTCGGAAGTGCGCGGTGATGTGGAGTGGGGGACCGTCCCGGGGCTGCTCCGCTCGGCGTTCGAGCGGTACGGCCCGGTCGAGGCCGTCGTCGACGGGCGGGCGCGTGTGTCGTACGCGGAACTGGGTGCCCGGGTCGAGCGCGCGGCGGCGGCGTGCGTCGCGAACGGGGTGCGGGTCGGCGACCGCGTGGCCCTCTGGGCGCCGAACTCCCTCGACTGGATCGTCTCCGCGCTCGGCGCGGTCTCGGCGGGCGCGGTGCTGGTCCCGCTGAACACCCGCTTCAAGGGCGGTGAGGCGGCGGACGTACTGGCGCGCAGCAGGGCCAAGCTGCTGTTCGTCACCGGGACGTTCCTGGGGACGTCGTACGTCGCCTCGCTGCGGCGGGCGGCTGGGGCGGACGGCGGCCGGCTGCGGGCGCCGGGGGCCGGGAGCGTGTGTGAGAAGCCGGGCCCGCTGCCCGGCCTCCCGCACCTGGAGCAGGTGGTGGTGCTGTCGGACGACGCCCCCGCCGACTTCCGCACCTGGAAGGACTTCCTGGCGAGCGGCGACGGGGTCGGGGCGGGGGAGGTGCGGGCGAGGTCGGCCGAGCTCACGGGGGACTCCCCTTCCGACATCATCTTCACCTCGGGCACCACCGGCCGCCCCAAGGGCGCGGTGATCACCCACGCGCAGACCCTGCGGGCGTACGAGGTGTGGAGCGAGCTGGCCGGGCTCTGGCAGGGCGACCGGTATCTGATCGTGAACCCCTTCTTCCACACCTTCGGCTACAAGGCGGGCGTGCTCGCCTGTGTCATGCGGGGCGCGACTATGATCCCGCAGCCGGTGTTCAACGTGGAGACGGCGATGGCCAACGTGGCGGCGGAACGCGTCTCCGTCCTCCCCGGCCCGCCCACCCTCCACCAGTCCCTCCTGGACCACCCCGCCCGCGACGACTACGACCTCGGTGCCCTGCGCCTGGTGGTGACGGGCGCGGCGGTGGTGCCGTTGCGCCTGGTCGAACGCCTGCGGGCGGAGCTGCGCGTGGACACCGTGCTGACGGCGTACGGCCTGTCCGAGGCGTCCGGCATCGTCACGATGTGCCGGCGCGGCGACGAGCCTTCGATGATCGCGTCGACGTCCGGCCGGGCGATCCCGGGCACGGAGGTGCGGGTCGTCGGCCCGTCGGGGGCCGCCTTGCCGCCCGGCTCCCCCGGGAGGTCCTCGTCCGCGGCTTCAACGTCATGCGGGGCTACTTCGAGGACCCCGCCGCGACCACGGAGGCGATCACCGAGGACGGCTGGCTGCGCACCGGCGACGTAGGCGTCCTCGACCGCGCCGGCAACCTCCGCATCACCGACCGCGTCAAGGACATGTTCATCGTCGGCGGCTTCAACGCGTACCCGGCGGAGATCGAGCAACTGCTGGGACTGCACCCGGACGTGGCCGATGTCGCCGTCATCGGCGTCCCCGACGCCCGCCTCGGCGAAGTCGGCAAGGCCTACGTCGTACGCCGCCCCGGCGCCACCCTCACCTCCGACGACCTCATCGCCTGGTCCCGCCGCGAGATGGCCAACTACAAGGTGCCGAGGGCGGTGGACTTCGTGGGGGAGCTGCCGCGGAACGCGAGCGGGAAGGTGGTGAAGGGGGAGCTGCGGGGGCGGTGAGGGCGGTGAGGGACCGGGCCGTGGTTCGGCTCCGGTGGGTGCTGGGCGGCGAGGCGGACACGCCTCGACCGCGGTGGCTCCCCCTCCGCGCCACCGCGGCCGATCCCCGTGGGAAGGGAGCCCGATGTCCCTACTTGCCGTTGCCGTTGCCGTTGCCGTTGCCGTTGCCGTTGCCGATGTCGAGGGCGGGCGGGGCGGGCATGCTGTTGTCCATCGTCCTGACCGCGTCGGCGTCGACGGGCTCGCTGGGCATGCTGTTGTCCTGCGGCTTGGCGACCGGATTCTTCGGCGGCGTGGGCATGCTGTTGTCCCGCATGGCGATGGTCTCGGCCCTGGACCTGGTCGGCTCGCTCGGCATGTTGTTGTCCAGCATGGTGACG
Coding sequences:
- a CDS encoding OB-fold domain-containing protein, with amino-acid sequence MLTPVVDDDGAPFWEYAARGELRIQACADCGELRFPPRPCCPHCRSFASEWRRVGGRGRVWSYVLPHPPLLPDYAEQAPYPVVLVELADAPRIRLVGNLVSEAGARLDSVRPDRVRIGARVRVVFTATGLPQWVLERP
- a CDS encoding lipid-transfer protein, whose product is MAVLKDATAIVGIGQTPFAKQLQESEKALACRAILAALDDAGIVPEEVDALASYTMEETDEVEVAKALGLGDLTFFSKVGYGGGGSCATVAHLAAAIATGQATVGVAWRSRKRGSGPRPWKNTAVQLPTPAQWTRPYGLLRPADEIAMLARRHMHEYGTTRDHLFNVALACRNRANQNPAAIMYDRPLTREMYMNSRWISEPLCLFDNCLETDGALACVLVSAERARDCRRTPVHVHSAAQGLPAQHHGMVNYWNDDPLTGPAWTTARHLWKHADLTPDDIDVAQIYDAFTALVPLSLEGYGFCGRGEGGAFTEGGALEIGGRLPLNTSGGGLSEAYVHGFNLITEGVRQLRGTSTAQVPGAATCLVTAGEGVPTSALLLRN
- a CDS encoding sigma-like protein, whose product is MSDKKTNADVTMLDNNMPSEPTRSRAETIAMRDNSMPTPPKNPVAKPQDNSMPSEPVDADAVRTMDNSMPAPPALDIGNGNGNGNGNGNGK